The Xanthomonas sp. CFBP 8443 genome has a window encoding:
- a CDS encoding Rieske (2Fe-2S) protein: MTESSAVLAQLEQLAPGALVEVEAAIGGDVESLLLYRDGDGVRAWLNVCPHAGRRLDWAPGQFLKSREGHVVCAAHGAAFELQHGSCVSGPCRGQSLLAVPVAVREGQVVLA; this comes from the coding sequence ATGACCGAGTCGTCCGCCGTGCTGGCGCAGCTGGAGCAACTCGCGCCCGGTGCTCTGGTCGAAGTCGAGGCCGCCATCGGCGGCGATGTCGAATCGCTGCTGCTGTACCGCGACGGCGATGGCGTGCGCGCATGGTTGAACGTGTGTCCGCATGCCGGGCGCCGGTTGGATTGGGCGCCGGGACAGTTCCTGAAGAGCCGCGAGGGCCACGTGGTGTGCGCCGCGCACGGCGCCGCGTTCGAGTTGCAGCACGGCAGCTGCGTGTCCGGGCCGTGTCGCGGCCAGAGCCTGCTTGCGGTGCCGGTGGCGGTGCGTGAGGGCCAGGTGGTGTTGGCCTGA
- a CDS encoding fumarylacetoacetate hydrolase family protein, translated as MKDLFAAAEAPRVPVRGLGLFPVHRIYCVGRNFADHAREMGATAPASKDARGQPTFFMKPADALVVGSESIPYPSATQDLHHEVELVVALGQDAPAGVLSVEDASALVLAYGVGLDLTRRDLQAAAKAKSLPWDIAKGFDHSAPISELIPAGEVGALEALNLSLEVNGQVRQQSLLDQMIWNVPEILHELSKLFALRAGDLVFMGTPAGVAALQPGDRFSARLENVAERHGTIVA; from the coding sequence ATGAAAGACCTGTTCGCCGCTGCCGAAGCTCCGCGCGTGCCCGTGCGTGGGCTGGGACTGTTTCCGGTGCATCGCATCTACTGCGTGGGCCGCAACTTCGCCGACCATGCGCGCGAAATGGGCGCCACCGCGCCGGCGTCGAAGGACGCGCGCGGCCAACCGACGTTCTTCATGAAGCCCGCCGATGCGCTGGTGGTCGGCAGCGAGTCCATCCCCTATCCGTCCGCGACCCAGGACCTGCACCACGAAGTGGAGTTGGTGGTGGCGCTCGGCCAGGACGCGCCGGCCGGCGTGCTGAGCGTCGAGGATGCCAGCGCCTTGGTGCTGGCCTACGGCGTCGGCCTGGACCTGACCCGGCGCGACCTGCAGGCCGCGGCCAAGGCCAAGAGCCTGCCGTGGGACATCGCCAAGGGTTTCGACCATTCCGCGCCGATCAGCGAACTGATTCCGGCCGGCGAAGTCGGCGCGCTGGAGGCGCTGAACCTGTCGCTGGAGGTCAATGGGCAGGTGCGCCAGCAATCGCTGCTCGACCAGATGATCTGGAACGTGCCGGAGATCCTGCACGAACTGTCCAAGCTGTTCGCGCTGCGTGCCGGCGACCTGGTGTTCATGGGCACGCCGGCCGGCGTGGCCGCGCTGCAGCCGGGCGATCGCTTCAGCGCGCGCCTGGAGAACGTCGCCGAGCGCCACGGCACCATCGTCGCTTGA
- the mscL gene encoding large-conductance mechanosensitive channel protein MscL: MGMIREFKEFAMRGNVLDLAVGVVLGAAFGKIVTALVEKVIMPPIGLLAGGVDFSRWAWTLKAATVDAAGKEVPAVVIGIGDFLNTILQFVIVAFAIFMLVKAINRIARKEPPAPKAPSEEVLLLREIRDALNNDAAHK, encoded by the coding sequence ATGGGCATGATCCGCGAGTTCAAGGAATTCGCCATGCGTGGCAACGTGCTGGACCTGGCGGTCGGCGTGGTGCTCGGCGCCGCGTTCGGCAAGATCGTCACCGCGCTGGTGGAAAAGGTCATCATGCCGCCGATCGGCCTGCTCGCCGGCGGCGTGGATTTCTCGCGCTGGGCGTGGACGCTGAAGGCGGCGACGGTGGACGCGGCCGGCAAGGAAGTGCCGGCGGTGGTGATCGGCATCGGCGATTTCCTCAACACCATCCTCCAGTTCGTGATCGTGGCCTTCGCCATCTTCATGCTGGTCAAGGCGATCAACCGCATCGCGCGCAAGGAACCGCCGGCGCCCAAGGCGCCGAGCGAGGAAGTGCTGCTGCTGCGCGAGATCCGCGATGCGTTGAACAACGACGCCGCACACAAGTAA
- a CDS encoding M28 family peptidase, whose translation MRRLAVVIAAMLATSSAAAAETTRIPDAALSTAATLREQALADDTGWKVVESLTTEVGPRMAGSDADARAVAWAKAKFKALGFDRVWTEPVTFPKWERRSEHAQVLGANAQPLTVTALGGSPAGTVEAEVVRFADLAALQAAPAGSLRGKIAFVDYQMVKARDGKDYGNSGAVRSKGPSEAIRKGAIGFVMRSAGTDSHRVPHTGITRFEEGLTPVPAAALSVPDANQLARLVARGPVRLRLALDCGWDGQATSYNVIGEITGRSKPKEVVVIGGHLDSWDLGTGAIDDGAGVGISMAAGHLIGQLKRAPKRSIRVVAFANEEQGLYGGKAYAQAHAKDVALHQIAAESDFGAGRIYAFNTGSGDAAASREATRQIAEALAPLGIDYAPDKGGPGPDVGPLAAKGGAWAWLAQDGSDYFDLHHTADDTLDKIDPKALAQNVAAYAVFAYLAAEADGGFGSQAKTVEPPTE comes from the coding sequence ATGCGTCGTCTTGCTGTCGTCATCGCCGCCATGCTCGCCACCTCGTCCGCCGCCGCGGCCGAGACCACCCGCATCCCGGACGCGGCGCTGTCCACCGCCGCCACGCTGCGCGAGCAGGCGCTGGCCGACGACACCGGTTGGAAGGTGGTCGAATCGCTGACCACCGAAGTCGGCCCGCGCATGGCCGGCAGCGACGCCGATGCGCGCGCGGTCGCGTGGGCCAAGGCCAAGTTCAAGGCGCTGGGCTTCGACAGGGTGTGGACCGAGCCGGTGACGTTCCCGAAATGGGAGCGGCGCAGCGAGCATGCGCAGGTGCTCGGCGCCAATGCGCAGCCGCTGACCGTGACCGCGCTGGGCGGCAGCCCGGCCGGTACCGTCGAGGCCGAGGTGGTGCGCTTCGCCGACCTCGCCGCGTTGCAGGCCGCACCGGCCGGTTCGCTGCGCGGCAAGATCGCCTTCGTCGACTACCAGATGGTCAAGGCGCGCGACGGCAAGGACTACGGCAATAGCGGCGCGGTGCGCAGCAAGGGCCCATCGGAGGCGATCCGCAAGGGCGCGATCGGCTTCGTGATGCGTTCGGCCGGCACCGATTCGCACCGCGTGCCGCATACCGGCATCACCCGCTTCGAGGAAGGCCTGACCCCGGTGCCGGCGGCGGCGCTGTCGGTGCCCGACGCCAACCAGCTGGCGCGGCTGGTCGCGCGCGGCCCGGTGCGGCTGCGCCTGGCGCTGGACTGCGGCTGGGACGGCCAGGCCACCTCGTACAACGTGATCGGCGAGATCACCGGGCGCAGCAAGCCCAAGGAAGTGGTGGTGATCGGCGGCCACCTGGATTCGTGGGACCTGGGCACCGGCGCGATCGACGACGGTGCCGGCGTCGGCATCAGCATGGCCGCCGGGCACCTGATCGGCCAGCTCAAGCGCGCGCCCAAGCGCAGCATCCGCGTGGTCGCCTTCGCCAACGAGGAGCAGGGCCTGTACGGCGGCAAGGCCTACGCGCAGGCGCACGCCAAGGACGTGGCGCTGCACCAGATCGCCGCCGAAAGCGACTTCGGCGCCGGCCGCATCTATGCGTTCAACACCGGCTCCGGCGATGCCGCCGCCTCGCGCGAGGCGACCCGGCAGATCGCCGAGGCGCTGGCGCCGTTGGGCATCGACTACGCGCCGGACAAGGGCGGCCCCGGCCCGGACGTGGGCCCGCTCGCGGCCAAGGGCGGCGCCTGGGCGTGGCTGGCGCAGGACGGCAGCGACTACTTCGACCTGCACCACACCGCCGACGATACCCTGGACAAGATCGACCCCAAGGCGCTGGCGCAGAACGTCGCCGCCTACGCGGTGTTCGCCTATCTGGCCGCCGAAGCGGATGGCGGCTTCGGCAGTCAGGCCAAGACAGTGGAACCGCCCAC